Proteins from a single region of Candidatus Dormiibacterota bacterium:
- a CDS encoding MarR family transcriptional regulator, whose amino-acid sequence MQDIRPPADGNADLGAALGLAVGRIARRVRQAHSVGDVTLSEVSVLSRLNRDGAASPGSLAELERVRPQAMASTLATLEERGLVSRRPDAADGRRVVMTVTAAGRRLLADRRSESVRRLTTVLEDEFTPAERRRLLAVLPLLDRLAERL is encoded by the coding sequence GTGCAGGATATCAGGCCACCCGCGGATGGCAATGCCGACCTCGGAGCGGCGCTGGGGCTCGCCGTCGGCCGCATCGCCCGGAGGGTGCGGCAGGCGCACTCGGTGGGGGACGTGACCCTCTCCGAGGTGTCCGTGCTGTCCCGGCTGAACCGTGACGGCGCGGCGTCACCGGGGTCGCTCGCCGAGCTGGAGCGGGTGCGTCCGCAGGCGATGGCGTCCACCCTGGCCACGCTCGAGGAGCGCGGTCTGGTGAGCCGGCGGCCGGACGCCGCCGACGGCCGCCGCGTGGTGATGACGGTGACGGCCGCGGGCCGCAGGCTCCTCGCCGACCGGCGCTCCGAATCGGTGCGCCGCCTGACCACCGTCCTCGAGGACGAGTTCACTCCCGCGGAGCGACGGAGGCTGCTCGCGGTGCTGCCGCTGCTCGACCGGCTCGCGGAGCGGCTGTGA
- a CDS encoding CbtA family protein yields MSVRAHLLRGVVAGLIAGFIVGVAAFLLVEPVIDRAVGLESQRVTAEHQQALQAAILHHHGDVAAAVREVPAPPPEVFSRQTQHLGLVLATTLFGLAAGGFFAVAYLVVGRRTAPRTPWQRSVGLAAAMCTGVYVLPFLRFPANPPGVGDPATIDRRTYAYVLAIAIGCLGVWSAWRLALHLRERGAGVAVRQIAAALILTATLVAEYVALPANTDPIRVPADLLWDFRLRSVGVQVLLWLVIGATFGLLTQAAAARAPQPLASRDRVASRG; encoded by the coding sequence ATGAGCGTCCGCGCCCACCTCCTGCGCGGGGTGGTCGCGGGCCTGATCGCGGGGTTCATCGTCGGCGTCGCCGCGTTCCTCCTCGTCGAGCCGGTGATCGATCGGGCGGTCGGCCTCGAGTCGCAGCGGGTCACCGCCGAGCACCAGCAGGCCCTGCAGGCGGCGATCCTCCACCACCACGGTGACGTCGCCGCCGCGGTGAGGGAGGTGCCCGCACCGCCTCCCGAGGTCTTCTCCCGCCAGACCCAGCACCTCGGGCTGGTCCTCGCCACCACCCTCTTCGGACTGGCTGCGGGGGGGTTCTTCGCGGTCGCCTACCTGGTGGTGGGACGGCGCACCGCGCCCCGGACGCCATGGCAGCGCTCGGTCGGGCTCGCCGCGGCGATGTGCACCGGCGTGTACGTGCTCCCCTTCCTCCGCTTCCCCGCCAACCCCCCGGGTGTCGGCGATCCGGCGACGATCGACCGTCGGACCTACGCCTACGTTCTCGCCATCGCCATCGGCTGCCTCGGGGTGTGGTCGGCGTGGCGGCTCGCCCTCCACCTGCGCGAGCGCGGCGCCGGGGTCGCGGTGCGACAGATCGCCGCCGCCCTCATCCTCACCGCCACGCTGGTCGCCGAGTACGTGGCGCTGCCCGCCAACACCGACCCGATCCGCGTGCCCGCGGACCTGCTCTGGGACTTCCGGCTCCGGTCGGTCGGCGTGCAGGTCCTGCTGTGGCTGGTGATCGGCGCCACCTTCGGCCTGCTGACCCAGGCGGCGGCGGCCCGCGCACCGCAGCCCCTCGCATCGCGGGACCGGGTCGCCTCCCGAGGCTGA
- a CDS encoding MarR family winged helix-turn-helix transcriptional regulator, whose translation MRVGELYQLGRRLQDVAERAMGSGPALDLTPAERIVVVDLLDHGTSTISRVSSRTGFAQSRVSTVVAALRERGWIETSVSEADRRHTHVALAEDGRRRATEARTKVATPALTAALAGMSADRRGEVLAALEEVHRALAPPGAAITATRPRRRG comes from the coding sequence ATGCGGGTCGGAGAGCTCTACCAGCTGGGACGGCGCCTCCAGGACGTGGCCGAGAGGGCGATGGGCTCGGGGCCCGCGCTCGACCTCACCCCCGCGGAGCGGATCGTGGTCGTCGACCTGCTCGACCATGGCACGTCCACGATCAGCAGGGTGTCGTCGCGGACCGGGTTCGCCCAGAGTCGCGTGTCGACGGTGGTCGCCGCGCTGCGTGAGCGCGGCTGGATCGAGACGTCGGTGTCCGAGGCCGACCGCCGCCACACCCACGTCGCGCTCGCCGAGGACGGGCGGCGCCGGGCCACCGAGGCGAGGACGAAGGTCGCCACCCCGGCGCTGACCGCGGCACTCGCCGGCATGAGCGCCGACCGCAGGGGAGAGGTCCTCGCGGCCCTCGAGGAGGTGCACCGAGCGCTGGCACCGCCCGGCGCCGCGATCACCGCCACGAGACCACGGCGTCGCGGCTGA
- a CDS encoding MFS transporter, whose amino-acid sequence MRADGAGRYRWVALSNTTLGVLIATIDSSIVIISLPAIFRGIGLDPLAPGNIGYLLWMILGYMLVSAVLVVALGRLGDMFGRVRMYNVGFAIFACASLALSLDPLRGGGGALWLIGFRMVQAIGGAMLTANSAAILTDAFPARQRGMALGINQITALAGMFLGLLAGGLLAAIDWRAVFWVSVPVGVVGTIWSYRSLRETGSPTPGRIDWAGNLTFCAGAGALLVAITYGIQPYGGHSTGWTSPWVLGGLGLGVVLLAVFCVAETRIAEPMFDLGLFRIRAFAAGNLAALLTSIARGGLQFMLIIWLQGIWLPLHGYAFERTPLWAGILMLPLTAGFLIAGPLSGYLSDRFGARLFSSTGLILVAAAFVGLLLLPVDFRYPDFAALLLLSGIGQGMFSSPNTSAIMGSVPPGRRGVASGMRSTFQNSGTALSIGLSFSLMIAGLAGSLPHSLSSGLQEQGVPAGTAGQVAALPPVSTLFATFLGDDPIRNLLGPSGLLHTLPAHDVQTLTGTRFFPELVAGPFHHGLVVVFSVATAMALVAALASVLRGRHHRIDVQPAIVAAMGGATPPA is encoded by the coding sequence GTGAGGGCCGACGGGGCCGGACGCTACCGGTGGGTGGCGCTGTCCAACACGACGCTCGGTGTGCTGATCGCCACCATCGACAGCTCGATCGTGATCATCTCCCTGCCCGCCATCTTCCGCGGCATCGGCCTCGACCCGCTGGCCCCCGGCAACATCGGCTACCTGCTCTGGATGATCCTCGGCTACATGCTGGTGTCGGCGGTGCTGGTGGTGGCGCTCGGCCGTCTCGGCGACATGTTCGGCCGGGTGCGCATGTACAACGTGGGCTTCGCGATCTTCGCCTGCGCCTCGCTCGCCCTCTCGCTCGATCCGCTGAGGGGTGGCGGCGGCGCGCTGTGGCTGATCGGCTTCCGGATGGTGCAGGCCATCGGAGGGGCGATGCTGACGGCGAACTCGGCGGCGATCCTCACCGACGCGTTCCCCGCCCGGCAGCGCGGGATGGCCCTCGGCATCAACCAGATCACCGCCCTCGCCGGCATGTTCCTCGGCCTGCTCGCCGGTGGTCTGCTGGCCGCCATCGACTGGCGTGCGGTGTTCTGGGTCAGCGTTCCGGTCGGGGTGGTCGGCACCATCTGGTCCTACCGCAGCCTGCGCGAGACCGGTTCCCCCACGCCGGGGCGCATCGACTGGGCCGGCAATCTCACCTTCTGTGCGGGGGCGGGCGCTCTGCTGGTGGCGATCACCTACGGCATCCAGCCCTACGGGGGTCACTCGACCGGCTGGACCAGCCCCTGGGTGCTGGGCGGCCTGGGGCTGGGCGTGGTCCTGCTCGCCGTGTTCTGTGTCGCCGAGACCCGGATCGCCGAGCCGATGTTCGACCTCGGACTGTTCCGCATCCGTGCCTTCGCCGCCGGTAACCTGGCGGCGCTGCTCACCTCGATCGCCCGCGGCGGGCTGCAGTTCATGCTGATCATCTGGCTGCAGGGCATCTGGCTGCCGCTGCACGGGTACGCCTTCGAGCGCACCCCGCTGTGGGCGGGCATCCTCATGCTGCCGCTGACCGCCGGGTTCCTCATCGCCGGTCCGCTCTCCGGGTATCTGTCGGACCGCTTCGGCGCGCGGCTGTTCTCCAGCACCGGGCTGATCCTGGTGGCCGCCGCGTTCGTCGGCCTGCTGCTGCTGCCGGTGGACTTCCGGTATCCGGACTTCGCGGCGCTGCTGCTGCTCAGCGGGATCGGGCAGGGGATGTTCTCCTCCCCGAACACGTCGGCGATCATGGGCAGCGTGCCCCCGGGACGGCGGGGGGTGGCGTCGGGCATGCGCTCGACGTTCCAGAACTCGGGGACGGCGCTGTCGATCGGGCTGTCCTTCTCGCTGATGATCGCCGGCCTGGCCGGGTCGCTGCCGCACTCGCTGAGCAGCGGCCTGCAGGAACAGGGCGTCCCCGCGGGCACGGCCGGGCAGGTGGCGGCGCTGCCGCCGGTGAGCACGCTGTTCGCCACGTTCCTCGGCGACGACCCGATCCGCAACCTGCTCGGCCCGAGCGGGCTGCTGCACACCCTGCCGGCGCACGACGTGCAGACCCTCACCGGGACGCGCTTCTTCCCCGAGCTGGTCGCCGGCCCCTTCCACCACGGGCTCGTCGTCGTCTTCAGCGTGGCCACGGCGATGGCCCTGGTCGCCGCGCTCGCCTCGGTGCTGCGCGGCCGCCACCACCGGATCGACGTCCAGCCGGCCATCGTGGCCGCCATGGGCGGGGCGACCCCTCCGGCCTGA
- a CDS encoding VIT1/CCC1 family protein gives MDEREPVGSRESTDTAVARYLRNLQDEIDSAAIYEAMAEREPSPELAELYRRLAEVETRHARFWEAKLRDSGVSPPPPAPTSRARVLRFLARRLGPRFVLPSVATLEELDQHVYDDQPETATTPMRAEERSHARVLSLLAGPGGRGIAGPTIARLEGRHRAIGGNALRAAVLGANDGLTSNLSLVMGVAGAQLQNRAIVITGLAGLLAGACSMAMGEYVSVQSARELAQRQIGIEADEIDEAPEEEREELALIYEAKGLSPDEARTVAGRMMADRSTALETLSREELGLDPDVLTGSPYVAAGASFLLFAMGAIVPLIAFLVTTGTLAAVISIASAAVGLFAIGAAITLLTGRSALFSGTRQLILGLLAAAVTFGIGRLIGVSVS, from the coding sequence ATGGACGAGCGGGAACCCGTCGGCTCGCGCGAGAGCACCGACACCGCGGTCGCGCGATACCTGCGCAACCTCCAGGACGAGATCGACAGCGCGGCCATCTACGAGGCGATGGCCGAGCGCGAGCCCTCTCCCGAGCTGGCCGAGCTGTATCGCCGGCTCGCCGAGGTCGAGACCCGGCACGCGCGGTTCTGGGAGGCGAAGCTCCGCGACAGCGGGGTGTCGCCGCCGCCTCCGGCACCGACCAGCCGCGCGCGCGTGCTCCGCTTCCTGGCACGGCGGCTGGGGCCGCGGTTCGTGCTCCCCTCCGTGGCCACGCTCGAGGAGCTCGACCAGCATGTCTACGACGACCAGCCCGAGACCGCGACCACGCCGATGCGCGCAGAGGAGCGGTCCCATGCACGGGTGCTGTCACTGCTGGCGGGTCCGGGGGGCCGCGGCATCGCGGGACCGACGATCGCGCGCCTCGAGGGCCGTCATCGCGCCATCGGCGGGAACGCGCTGCGCGCCGCCGTGCTCGGAGCCAACGACGGGCTCACCTCCAATCTCAGCCTGGTCATGGGCGTGGCCGGTGCCCAGCTGCAGAACCGTGCGATCGTGATCACCGGCCTCGCCGGTCTCCTCGCCGGCGCCTGCTCGATGGCGATGGGCGAGTACGTCTCCGTGCAGAGCGCGCGCGAGCTGGCGCAGCGCCAGATCGGCATCGAGGCGGACGAGATCGACGAGGCGCCCGAGGAGGAGCGGGAGGAGCTCGCGCTCATCTACGAGGCCAAGGGGCTGTCGCCCGACGAGGCGCGCACCGTCGCCGGGCGGATGATGGCGGACCGCTCGACCGCCCTCGAGACCCTGAGCCGTGAGGAGCTGGGTCTCGATCCCGACGTGCTCACCGGCTCGCCCTACGTCGCTGCCGGCGCCTCGTTCCTCCTCTTCGCGATGGGGGCGATCGTCCCGCTGATCGCCTTCCTCGTCACCACCGGGACGCTCGCTGCGGTGATCAGCATCGCCAGCGCCGCCGTGGGCCTCTTCGCCATCGGCGCCGCGATCACCCTGCTCACCGGCCGCTCCGCGCTCTTCTCGGGGACCCGCCAGCTGATCCTGGGCCTGCTCGCCGCCGCCGTCACCTTCGGGATCGGCCGGCTGATCGGCGTCTCCGTGTCCTGA
- a CDS encoding SLC13 family permease has product MTDPSIAPAALSAAAQAWPAFVLVAGLLLIGLVADDDGLFSSAGRALARAARHRGLLFAGSVVLVATVTAVLNLDTSVAFLTPVLIHAARSRGDGEARLLYGSLLLANAGSLLLPGSNLTNLIVLGHLHLTGGRFLARMWLPWLVAVVVTAVVIAALERRPAPPRAGAAGRDRPVLGLGLAAVGATVVLVLVLENPAL; this is encoded by the coding sequence GTGACCGACCCGTCCATCGCGCCGGCGGCGCTCTCGGCCGCAGCCCAGGCGTGGCCGGCCTTCGTGCTCGTCGCCGGCCTGCTGCTGATCGGCCTGGTCGCCGACGACGACGGCCTGTTCTCGTCGGCGGGCCGGGCCCTGGCCCGGGCGGCGCGCCACCGAGGCCTCCTCTTCGCCGGCTCCGTCGTCCTCGTCGCGACGGTGACGGCGGTGCTGAACCTCGACACCTCGGTCGCCTTCCTGACACCGGTGCTGATCCACGCGGCGCGCAGCCGGGGGGACGGTGAGGCGCGGCTGCTGTACGGCTCCCTGCTGCTCGCGAACGCGGGCTCGCTGCTGCTCCCCGGCTCGAACCTCACCAACCTGATCGTACTCGGCCACCTCCACCTCACCGGCGGACGGTTCCTCGCGAGGATGTGGCTCCCGTGGCTCGTGGCCGTGGTGGTGACGGCGGTGGTGATCGCCGCGCTCGAGCGCCGGCCCGCGCCGCCGCGGGCGGGTGCGGCGGGACGGGATCGGCCGGTTCTGGGTCTGGGGCTGGCCGCGGTCGGGGCGACCGTCGTGCTCGTGCTGGTGCTGGAGAACCCGGCTCTGC
- a CDS encoding HAMP domain-containing sensor histidine kinase — translation MSSRSARHVRRRALRVAALATAMVAAILVALCAGTDILVVRNLTDAADHRLAERIDRLQGPGQPTPDAILGAVPADHDHDYDQPVLTWLISGSRVVAGPGAPPLASGLRAVTAPVTVSIAGTSFRIAGVEAPTGHLVVATTLAPVAQALGGAITGEVLFGALLLLLAFGGALVIGRRVAAPVEEMRQRQLAFTADASHELRTPLGVIEAEVSLALSEAPRIDVYREALEHVAGESERMRRLVDDLLWLARFDDRPPPPGAEPVDVSAVVAGAAERFGAVAASRELQLLVQVPDEVATIDAPPEWIDRLAAVLIDNSCKYSPPGGAVGVTVEGRGARVLLSVTDEGEGIAPAERERIFDRFHRATSTGDGAGLGLAIADSIVQATRGRWEVVPGPGATGTRFTVTWPRAAC, via the coding sequence ATGAGCTCCCGATCGGCCAGGCACGTCCGTCGCCGTGCGCTGCGCGTCGCCGCGCTGGCGACCGCGATGGTCGCGGCGATCCTCGTCGCCCTCTGCGCCGGCACCGACATCCTCGTCGTCCGCAACCTCACCGATGCGGCGGACCATCGGCTGGCGGAGCGGATCGACCGGCTCCAGGGTCCGGGGCAGCCCACCCCGGACGCGATCCTCGGGGCCGTGCCGGCCGACCACGATCACGACTACGACCAGCCGGTGCTGACCTGGCTCATCAGCGGCAGCCGGGTGGTCGCCGGCCCCGGGGCGCCCCCACTCGCCTCCGGCCTCCGGGCGGTGACCGCTCCGGTGACCGTTTCGATCGCGGGGACCAGCTTCCGGATCGCGGGGGTCGAGGCGCCGACCGGGCACCTGGTCGTGGCCACCACCCTGGCGCCGGTCGCCCAGGCCCTCGGCGGCGCCATCACCGGAGAGGTCCTCTTCGGCGCCCTGCTGCTGCTGCTCGCCTTCGGCGGGGCGCTGGTCATCGGGCGCCGTGTCGCCGCACCGGTCGAGGAGATGCGGCAGCGCCAGCTCGCGTTCACCGCGGACGCGTCCCACGAGCTGCGGACGCCGCTCGGCGTCATCGAAGCGGAGGTCTCGCTGGCACTGAGCGAGGCGCCCCGGATCGACGTCTACCGGGAGGCGCTGGAGCACGTCGCCGGCGAGTCCGAGCGGATGCGGCGGCTCGTGGACGACCTCCTGTGGCTGGCGCGCTTCGACGACCGTCCGCCGCCCCCCGGTGCCGAACCCGTCGACGTCAGCGCCGTGGTCGCCGGCGCCGCCGAGCGCTTCGGCGCCGTGGCCGCGTCGCGCGAGCTGCAGCTGCTGGTGCAGGTTCCCGACGAGGTCGCGACCATCGACGCTCCGCCGGAGTGGATCGACCGTCTCGCCGCGGTGCTCATCGACAACTCCTGCAAGTACTCACCCCCGGGCGGCGCGGTCGGCGTCACCGTCGAGGGGCGCGGTGCGCGGGTTCTGCTGTCGGTCACGGACGAGGGGGAGGGGATCGCCCCGGCCGAGCGTGAGCGCATCTTCGACCGCTTCCACCGGGCGACCTCCACCGGCGACGGGGCCGGGCTCGGCCTCGCCATCGCCGACTCGATCGTGCAGGCGACCAGGGGTCGCTGGGAGGTGGTCCCCGGACCCGGCGCCACCGGCACCCGGTTCACCGTGACCTGGCCGCGCGCGGCCTGCTGA
- the dinB gene encoding DNA polymerase IV, with the protein MDEGTILHADLDAFYASVEQRDDPRLRGRPVIVGGGVVLAASYEAKAYGVRTAMGLIEARRLCRSAIVVPPRMSAYSEASEAVFEVFRRTTPVVEALSIDEAFLDVRGMGRVSGTPSEIAVRLRGDVLQRVGLPISVGVARTKFLAKVASAVAKPDGLLVVPPDDELAFLHPLPVERLWGVGRVTAGRLHDAGMTTVGDVALRAEATLVAVLGAATGRHLHALAHNRDPRPVEVGRRRRSIGSQRALGRAPTSSDALDAVVVGLVDRVTRRMRAAGRVGRTVVLRLRFDDFSRATRSHTLPAATAHTQTILATVRALLTAATPMIERQGLTLVGLAVSNLDEDGAVQLALQLDRQSGAALDTALDTVRDRFGATAVTRASLLGRDPGLSMPLLPD; encoded by the coding sequence GTGGACGAGGGAACGATCCTGCACGCGGACCTCGACGCGTTCTACGCCTCGGTCGAGCAGCGGGACGACCCGCGCCTTCGCGGCCGGCCGGTGATCGTCGGCGGCGGGGTCGTTCTCGCCGCCAGCTACGAGGCGAAGGCGTACGGGGTGCGAACCGCGATGGGCCTGATCGAGGCCCGCCGCCTCTGCCGGTCGGCGATCGTCGTCCCGCCGCGGATGTCCGCCTACTCCGAGGCGAGCGAGGCGGTCTTCGAGGTGTTCCGGCGGACCACCCCCGTGGTCGAGGCGCTGTCGATCGACGAGGCCTTCCTCGACGTCCGCGGGATGGGGCGGGTCTCGGGAACGCCCTCGGAGATCGCGGTGCGGTTGCGCGGCGACGTCCTCCAGCGGGTCGGCCTGCCGATCTCGGTCGGCGTGGCCAGGACCAAGTTCCTCGCCAAGGTGGCCAGCGCCGTGGCGAAGCCGGACGGACTGCTGGTCGTGCCGCCCGACGACGAGCTGGCCTTCCTCCATCCGCTCCCGGTCGAGCGGCTCTGGGGCGTCGGCCGGGTGACCGCGGGCAGGCTCCACGACGCCGGGATGACGACCGTCGGCGACGTCGCCCTGCGTGCCGAGGCCACCCTGGTCGCAGTTCTCGGGGCGGCGACGGGCCGCCACCTCCACGCCCTCGCGCACAACCGGGATCCGCGGCCGGTGGAGGTGGGGCGCCGCCGCCGCTCGATCGGCTCGCAGCGTGCCCTCGGGCGGGCGCCGACCTCGTCCGACGCCCTGGATGCCGTGGTGGTGGGCCTGGTCGACCGGGTCACACGACGGATGCGCGCCGCCGGGCGCGTGGGCCGCACCGTCGTGCTCCGCCTGCGCTTCGACGACTTCTCGCGGGCGACGCGGTCGCACACGCTGCCCGCGGCGACCGCGCACACCCAGACGATCCTCGCCACCGTGAGGGCCCTCCTGACCGCGGCGACGCCGATGATCGAGCGCCAGGGCCTCACCCTGGTGGGACTGGCGGTGAGCAACCTCGACGAGGACGGCGCCGTCCAGCTCGCTCTTCAGCTCGACCGTCAGAGTGGCGCCGCCCTCGACACCGCGCTCGACACGGTGCGTGACCGGTTCGGAGCGACCGCGGTCACGCGGGCCTCGCTGCTCGGACGCGACCCGGGCCTGTCGATGCCGCTGCTCCCGGACTGA
- a CDS encoding putative quinol monooxygenase → MIFIVVQMQIRPDRREDWLAGIGRYTEAVRQEPGGPEFECFESVETPNRFTMVESFESREASDGHTRTEHFTEFITWVPGVLAGAPRIVNVELPGEGWSEMSELASQV, encoded by the coding sequence ATGATCTTCATCGTCGTCCAGATGCAGATCCGTCCCGACCGGCGGGAGGACTGGCTGGCCGGGATCGGGCGCTACACGGAGGCGGTCCGGCAGGAGCCGGGCGGCCCCGAGTTCGAGTGCTTCGAGAGCGTCGAGACCCCGAACCGCTTCACCATGGTCGAGAGCTTCGAGTCCCGTGAGGCGAGCGACGGGCACACCCGGACCGAGCACTTCACCGAGTTCATCACCTGGGTCCCCGGGGTCCTCGCCGGGGCGCCCAGGATCGTCAACGTCGAGCTGCCCGGTGAGGGGTGGTCGGAGATGTCGGAGCTCGCGAGCCAGGTCTGA
- a CDS encoding response regulator transcription factor → MRLLIAEDDAPMLSVLVRGLTHHGYAVDAAERGDDALELLVANPYAAAVVDWRMPGMSGRDVVATARRRGVTTPVLMLTARDTTADRVEGLDAGADDYLVKPFQFDELMARLRALLRRPPNSTEPVLRRGAVTFDPSTREVTVAGSPVALTRRELSILEVLLRRAPWVVTRAQIGSNAWQEEAEGASQNAIEVHIARLRGKLSGGRVRIVAVRGTGYRVLDE, encoded by the coding sequence ATGCGCCTGCTGATCGCAGAGGACGACGCACCGATGCTGTCGGTGCTCGTCCGCGGGCTGACGCACCACGGATACGCGGTCGACGCAGCCGAGCGCGGCGACGACGCCCTGGAGCTGCTCGTCGCCAACCCGTACGCGGCCGCGGTGGTGGACTGGCGCATGCCGGGGATGTCCGGACGCGACGTGGTGGCCACGGCCCGCCGCCGGGGGGTCACGACGCCGGTGCTGATGCTCACCGCGAGGGACACCACCGCGGACCGGGTGGAGGGCCTCGACGCGGGCGCCGACGACTATCTGGTGAAGCCGTTCCAGTTCGACGAGCTGATGGCGCGCCTGCGCGCCCTCCTGCGCCGGCCGCCCAACTCCACGGAGCCGGTGCTGCGGCGTGGCGCGGTCACCTTCGATCCCTCGACCCGCGAGGTCACGGTCGCGGGGTCCCCGGTCGCGCTCACCCGGCGCGAGCTCAGCATCCTCGAGGTGCTGCTCCGACGGGCGCCCTGGGTGGTCACCCGCGCGCAGATCGGCAGCAACGCCTGGCAGGAGGAGGCCGAGGGCGCCAGTCAGAACGCCATCGAGGTCCACATCGCGAGGCTCCGCGGCAAGCTGAGCGGCGGACGGGTGCGGATCGTGGCGGTGCGCGGTACCGGGTACCGCGTCCTCGACGAATGA
- a CDS encoding GlsB/YeaQ/YmgE family stress response membrane protein gives MGHVIAWLLVGLIAGALAGRVVEGRGLGLLGDMVVGLVGAVIGGLILHAITRSDVAGSFVGECVVAFVGACLLLGLVRALRRGSGGGRGATATFGR, from the coding sequence ATGGGTCACGTGATCGCCTGGCTTCTCGTCGGGCTCATCGCCGGCGCACTCGCGGGGCGGGTCGTCGAGGGCCGAGGCCTCGGCCTCCTCGGCGACATGGTCGTGGGGCTGGTCGGCGCCGTCATCGGCGGGCTGATCCTCCACGCGATCACCCGCAGCGACGTGGCCGGAAGCTTCGTCGGCGAGTGCGTCGTCGCCTTCGTCGGCGCCTGCCTCCTGCTCGGCCTGGTCCGGGCGCTGCGACGCGGCTCCGGCGGCGGACGGGGGGCGACCGCGACCTTCGGGCGCTGA
- a CDS encoding CbtB domain-containing protein has protein sequence MDMVNPPTSAASVVPGIPRWAWPLMALLVLAVYAVGYDQGALLQPLLGAASRSANYMHELMHDGRHLLGFPCH, from the coding sequence ATGGACATGGTGAATCCCCCGACGAGCGCCGCATCCGTTGTTCCCGGGATTCCGCGATGGGCCTGGCCGCTGATGGCGCTCCTCGTCCTCGCCGTGTACGCCGTGGGCTACGACCAGGGAGCGCTGCTCCAGCCGCTGCTCGGCGCCGCCTCGCGCTCGGCGAACTACATGCACGAGCTCATGCACGACGGCCGCCACCTGCTCGGGTTCCCCTGCCACTGA